A stretch of DNA from Anopheles nili chromosome 2, idAnoNiliSN_F5_01, whole genome shotgun sequence:
CCGGTGCAAGTGCAACTGGCGGAGGACGTAATCTTGCGGGATCGAGAAGGGATTGCattttggaatgttttttcACTGGCGTCCTGTTAGGCGACGATTTGCGGCTGCTCGAGAATGATTTAAGCATTTTTGTGCTGAAAAAAAGATCGTGCATCCATTACTGGCCTTAGAGCACGATCGCAATCGGGAGCTGAAGAATCGACTACGGTAACTTACGCTTCCGATAGCTTTTTTAACAAGCGTTGATAGGATTGGTATTCTTCTTCGCCAAACTCATTGGGATCATGCCGAGCATGCTCGTACCTATggagaacaataaaaaaaaacaccggttAGGTGTCTTCAGAACCAAATCTCTCACaattgaacgttttttgaAAGTAGCTCACATATCACAGAACTGATGGATCAGTCGTTGGCCTGATCCGTTAAGCGGGGCCACCAGGGTGGTTAGAAGAAATGCTCTTATGCTGTCTCTAGGATGTCTTGTACTACCATCTTGTTTTGCAATTTCCCACTCAAGCTCTTTTACGTCGTCGACCGCTTTCATGCGCCAGTAATACGGTGGAAGAGCACTATCCGGCTTTAGAATGTACTTATCATCTTTTGTTGTATCATCCCAGATCAGCTTTGGTTCATAGTATATTTTTTGAATGCAATCCAGCCTGCgttcaatttcttttttgaTGGACTGAAAataagaataaaacaaacttacTACACTACGTACGCTCCGTACATTCCGATTGAAGATTGAAATACCTTTTTGGCATCATGACCCACTGAGACATGGGGACCGCGTCGTTGTCTGAGCGTGAATCGAACGATTTGCCTTTTGGCAAATATGAAACACATCGTCACACAAAGGACTCCTCCGCCTATAATCAAAACTATCATAACACCCGACAGTTCCTCCATAATGTGAAATTTTTGCACTAGACGATGGAATCCAAATTTGGTTTTCGGTAGGTCATACGTCGCAGAAAAATCAATAAGCCATAGTCCCGATACACAGCATATTCATACTAGGAGCATTGTTTACTTGCACTTCATTTGCTACCAAAACAAGATCGTTGCAATTTGACATGTTTGGAAAAGCATTTTGACGCTTGGGATCAAGGATTCTGTCATTTTTTACCTATCTAGTTGGCACACCCATGTACTAAAATAGTCGTCTGTCGCATATCTAACgctgttgaaatattttccaacttTTCCAAGCGACTTCATCATCGGTTTCTGACATAAAATTGCTGAGATGAATATGTAAGTGCTGCGAGGATACAACTCCATCGGCCACTAATTCCTATACGCCGCGCACATTCGCGGCCTTTATGCGCGGATGAGCTTTGAGTCAGTTCAATTAGTTTGTCTCCCTGCGAATGATTGAATGAGACTCTAATGCAGAAAGCGTTATCTTCAATTTAGATAGTTGGAGGCCTTTTAACAATCCttggtaatttattttcatcgtttcTAATAAATAATCTTTATGTAGCAGCAATATGTTTGCTACCTTGGAAATGTGTACCAAATTCAGTTACGTGCACGTGCTAAGTTTGCACGTGTGAGCATCTCGCTGGAGACAATATTCAAAATTATTGCGAAATATATCTGCTCATGATATTGCGAACACATATATTCGATCAGAACAGCTCAAGAACATAGGCTAAGAAAAGCCAATACTGCACAGTGTACAAAGAGCATAAGATAAAAAAGCAGAATAAAAGTTGATCACGCACTTTTCTGGCACAGCGGagaaaatttttcgcaaaagtaacaggagaacatactAGCAGAGTTCAAAAATTGACTAATAGATGGCGTTAATTACACTAAGAAGAAAATatactttttattttgaatcaTAAATGGCGCTATTTaaaacgcttgaaatatttcatatgaaatgtttcaagcgtttttcaaacagcgccatctattggcAAATTTTGAAAGCGTTTTAAAAATCGTCACTCTGTTTTTGTTATACggagtttatttttgtagcacAGTTTATATCGGTTGATcagtggagaaaaatgttaCCTTCGACTGGTATGTGCTCCTGTTAgttttgtgaaaaaatttCTGTTTTGCCCAAGAAGTACATCGATCAGTTTTTTAATCctctttattattatttcatttgaattgCTATTGAGTATTCGCTATCAATGAGGATGCAAAACTGCTGCTTAGTGTATCtttcaacatttttattgAACAATTTTCAGAGCCTTTTATTCCAAAAGCTCAAAAAGagttacatttttttgttttttgtaaaACGTTTGGAATAAGgattttcgtgcaaatttgtataaatgattttcttcgtgtacaaaaataaaataagtaacTAAGGTTACTATAGCTGTCAAAATTTAAGCTTGTGTCAGTCTGGTTGAATAGAAGTAAATAAAGCAGTTCTTAGATGCAATCTAGATGCAGATTCAGTTGACCGAATGAACAACCAGCTACAGCTATGGTTATAACGTTCTTAAGTTTT
This window harbors:
- the LOC128730910 gene encoding protein C1orf43 homolog, coding for MEELSGVMIVLIIGGGVLCVTMCFIFAKRQIVRFTLRQRRGPHVSVGHDAKKSIKKEIERRLDCIQKIYYEPKLIWDDTTKDDKYILKPDSALPPYYWRMKAVDDVKELEWEIAKQDGSTRHPRDSIRAFLLTTLVAPLNGSGQRLIHQFCDMYEHARHDPNEFGEEEYQSYQRLLKKLSEATKMLKSFSSSRKSSPNRTPVKKHSKMQSLLDPARLRPPPVALAPGNAGDTMISNTRMNLSLAVQLQQQQQQQFQQPELEENEILSISQYHGETETFTIRRSFKN